Proteins from a single region of Chryseomicrobium sp. FSL W7-1435:
- a CDS encoding fatty acid desaturase has protein sequence MDKQRIRELRKQVAPFENSHLSKSITQVLNTIPPLFLVWALAYMAFDVSVWLSVGLAVIAAGFMVRTFIIFHDCTHGSFFKNKKANNIMGTITGILTLFAYEKWKREHSIHHATSSNLDKRGTGDMWVMTVEEYTNASVGQRIAYRLYRNPLVMFGLGPIYLFLVSSRINRKDARPKERWNTHLITLSVIVLYTLAGFLLGWTEFAIIQGTTVYVAGVLGIWLFYVQHQFEDSYFEEEAEWDYVKAAVDGSSYYQLPKVLQWLTGNIGYHHVHHLSPRVPNYMLEEAHESTPPLHQATTITLATSLTALKFRLYDETAKTFISFKDWKQRYMRTASTQAKG, from the coding sequence ATGGACAAACAACGAATCCGCGAGCTACGTAAGCAAGTTGCTCCCTTTGAAAATTCACATTTGAGCAAGAGTATTACACAAGTCTTGAACACCATCCCGCCTTTATTCTTAGTGTGGGCATTGGCGTATATGGCCTTTGACGTCTCAGTTTGGCTGAGTGTCGGTTTAGCTGTTATTGCTGCTGGATTCATGGTCCGTACTTTTATTATTTTCCATGATTGTACGCATGGTTCTTTCTTTAAAAACAAAAAAGCCAACAACATCATGGGAACGATTACAGGTATCTTGACATTGTTTGCCTATGAAAAATGGAAACGTGAGCACTCGATCCACCATGCAACAAGCAGTAACCTCGACAAACGAGGCACAGGTGACATGTGGGTAATGACAGTGGAAGAATACACAAATGCATCAGTAGGTCAGCGTATCGCATACCGTCTGTACCGCAATCCACTTGTGATGTTTGGACTTGGTCCTATCTACTTATTCCTAGTGTCTAGTCGTATTAACCGTAAGGATGCTCGTCCTAAAGAGCGTTGGAACACACACTTAATTACTCTTTCTGTAATTGTCCTTTATACACTTGCTGGATTCTTACTTGGCTGGACAGAATTTGCCATCATCCAAGGTACAACGGTTTATGTAGCTGGCGTACTCGGCATTTGGTTGTTCTACGTCCAACATCAGTTTGAAGACTCTTATTTCGAAGAAGAAGCTGAATGGGATTACGTGAAAGCAGCTGTTGATGGAAGCTCGTACTACCAACTTCCAAAAGTATTGCAGTGGTTGACAGGAAATATTGGCTACCACCACGTGCATCATTTAAGCCCACGCGTACCGAATTATATGCTAGAAGAAGCGCACGAAAGTACACCACCGCTTCACCAAGCGACAACGATTACTTTAGCGACAAGCTTAACTGCACTGAAGTTCCGTCTGTATGATGAAACTGCAAAAACATTCATCTCGTTTAAAGATTGGAAGCAGCGATATATGCGCACTGCTTCTACACAAGCAAAGGGGTAA
- a CDS encoding rhodanese-related sulfurtransferase: MKDYRVLLYYKYVALEDPETFAAEHLAACKELGLKGRILVSHEGINGTCSGTIEQTDAYMEMMNNDERFRDIMWKMDDAEEHAFKKMHVRAKNEIVHLGLEEDINPNELTGTYLSPKEFFEQMQQEDTIVLDARNDYEYDLGHFRGSIRPDIRNFRDLPQWIHDNKEQLEGKKILTYCTGGIRCEKFSGWLKREGFEDVGQLHGGIHTYGTDPEVQGQLWDGQMYVFDNRIAVPINRVEHVIVGKDHFDGTPCERYVNCANPECNDKILSSEENEHKYMRSCSHECRTHPRNRYVVEHNMTPEQVEERLAALETADVN; the protein is encoded by the coding sequence ATGAAAGACTATCGCGTATTACTTTACTATAAATATGTCGCACTGGAAGACCCGGAAACATTTGCTGCAGAGCATTTGGCAGCCTGCAAAGAACTCGGTTTAAAAGGCCGTATCCTTGTATCGCATGAAGGAATCAATGGTACCTGCTCAGGAACCATTGAGCAAACAGATGCTTACATGGAAATGATGAACAACGATGAACGTTTCCGTGACATCATGTGGAAAATGGACGATGCAGAAGAGCATGCTTTCAAAAAAATGCATGTTCGTGCAAAAAATGAAATTGTCCATCTGGGACTTGAAGAGGACATCAATCCAAACGAACTAACAGGTACGTATCTGTCACCTAAAGAGTTCTTTGAGCAAATGCAACAAGAAGACACAATCGTGTTAGATGCACGAAACGATTATGAATATGATCTTGGGCATTTCCGCGGTTCAATTCGACCAGACATTCGTAATTTCCGTGACTTGCCGCAATGGATTCATGACAACAAAGAGCAATTAGAAGGTAAAAAGATTTTAACGTATTGCACAGGCGGTATTCGTTGTGAGAAGTTTTCAGGTTGGTTGAAGCGTGAAGGCTTTGAGGACGTAGGTCAATTGCATGGTGGTATCCACACGTATGGCACGGACCCAGAAGTACAAGGCCAATTGTGGGATGGGCAAATGTATGTATTTGATAACCGCATTGCCGTTCCGATCAATCGTGTTGAACACGTAATTGTTGGTAAGGACCATTTTGATGGCACACCGTGTGAGCGCTATGTCAATTGTGCAAACCCAGAGTGTAATGACAAAATCTTAAGTTCTGAAGAAAACGAACACAAGTATATGCGCTCGTGTTCTCATGAGTGTCGGACGCATCCACGTAATCGCTATGTGGTCGAACACAACATGACACCAGAACAAGTAGAAGAGCGATTAGCTGCTTTAGAAACGGCTGACGTTAACTAA
- a CDS encoding SMC family ATPase encodes MRPLHLKMTAFGPYREQETIEFSELGGHTLFVIAGPTGAGKTSIFDALSFALFGTGSGEDRQDTRILRSDFAPDDLHTAVELTFEVRGRTIRIFRQMAHVKVGNKTATGEKYELVELTEEGEIPLVERYTIREINARLMELVGMTADQFHQIVMLPQGEFRKFLTSSTDQKEVILRKLFRTERFQKMTEYLREKRQQLVDVSAQHRAVQGTLVSQAAGLFPNEPVFLQQEMNLYQIDTALQKGIDELTADHVTSKEQEDRAWELFQLEQKKLQQLEWLAAKQARLQELLKKQETLTNQQPLMEKVKVRIEAAVRAGTITHIHTTKQKTAKELSKKRTHVENLHNKLVDTTATFTKLEATYQQLKDQEPARQNLRQEIERLNERIGRLEKLEHLIRQEQQLAATVSKTQADYQKLQQTVEQKGQRIQYLLDQYQQLHAESNALPDVKAAYQSLGDQIRLVDRYNEQVIERKAIQEKLELATTGKEQAARDWQAFQAEQANQLALQLVGHLHDGKACPVCGATEHPDPARPTTSSGFGDGRVLEQKLEQAKGQALRFTLEMERLDQELKNFQENHPQLADSRQSLVQEQEQKAQQIQVLETKRQQADACVKEGKPLRQEVDELKKLLPEQEQQLAVIMQQWQQLQGHLVALKDSQNGADLEETKRLSTSKTAELNSQLLHWQQTERAYGEVRDTYQSLTQQVNWETEQLKRVETDYTQLATDWEQALAEQQFQTEDDYRQAVLPTEDVKRYRQELRDYEQQVQQVTTERQLLEEELKGYTEEESLEAQKVLVSQVKAQWETHKQMTQQLASKLQTADRLVEQFVELKDKVGDTEKKLATTTALYDALRGQNAKKLSFERYMLVAYLEQITEAANQRLESLSGGQFRLVRSDRQESHGKQSGLQLDVYDGYTGQFRDVKSLSGGEKFHASLSLALGMADVMQEMNGGIQIDTMFIDEGFGSLDEESLQKAIDALVQLQRTGRLIGVISHVKELQAAIPAKLKVHKSASGTSSTRFEIS; translated from the coding sequence ATGCGACCACTTCATTTAAAGATGACCGCTTTTGGTCCATACCGAGAGCAAGAGACTATTGAATTTTCTGAGCTAGGCGGGCATACATTGTTTGTAATTGCAGGTCCAACAGGTGCTGGGAAGACGAGCATTTTCGACGCGTTGTCTTTTGCATTGTTTGGTACAGGGAGTGGCGAAGATCGTCAAGATACGCGCATATTGCGCAGTGACTTTGCACCGGATGACCTACATACGGCTGTTGAGCTGACGTTTGAAGTACGTGGACGCACCATTCGCATCTTCCGCCAGATGGCCCATGTCAAGGTCGGTAACAAGACGGCGACGGGGGAGAAGTATGAGCTTGTTGAATTGACAGAAGAAGGTGAAATCCCTCTTGTAGAGCGCTATACGATTCGTGAAATCAACGCAAGGTTAATGGAACTTGTCGGGATGACCGCCGATCAATTTCATCAAATCGTCATGCTGCCACAAGGAGAGTTCCGCAAGTTTTTAACGTCGTCCACCGATCAAAAAGAAGTAATTTTACGGAAACTCTTCCGGACAGAACGCTTTCAAAAAATGACGGAATACTTGCGAGAGAAGCGGCAACAGCTTGTGGACGTCTCTGCGCAGCACCGCGCTGTTCAAGGAACGCTTGTCAGTCAAGCGGCGGGACTATTCCCAAATGAACCTGTGTTTTTGCAGCAAGAAATGAACTTATATCAAATCGACACGGCGTTGCAAAAAGGAATCGATGAGCTAACTGCCGATCATGTGACTTCGAAAGAGCAGGAAGACCGTGCATGGGAACTGTTTCAACTCGAACAAAAAAAGCTCCAACAACTGGAATGGTTGGCTGCAAAACAAGCAAGATTGCAGGAGCTGTTAAAGAAACAGGAGACGCTAACAAACCAACAACCGCTCATGGAAAAAGTAAAAGTACGCATAGAGGCAGCTGTTCGCGCAGGTACCATCACGCACATTCATACAACGAAGCAAAAAACGGCTAAAGAATTGTCCAAAAAACGTACGCATGTCGAAAACCTTCATAATAAGCTTGTAGACACAACGGCAACCTTCACAAAGCTCGAAGCGACCTATCAGCAACTAAAAGACCAAGAACCTGCACGTCAAAACTTGCGCCAAGAAATCGAGCGTTTAAACGAACGGATTGGGCGGCTTGAAAAACTGGAACACCTTATCCGACAAGAGCAACAACTCGCCGCCACCGTTTCGAAAACACAAGCGGATTATCAAAAGCTCCAACAGACTGTTGAGCAAAAAGGGCAGCGAATACAGTATTTGCTAGATCAGTACCAACAGTTGCATGCCGAGAGCAATGCACTGCCGGATGTGAAAGCAGCTTATCAGTCCCTCGGTGACCAGATTCGATTAGTCGATCGGTACAACGAGCAGGTTATCGAACGAAAAGCCATACAGGAAAAGCTAGAACTTGCGACCACAGGAAAAGAGCAAGCAGCACGTGACTGGCAAGCCTTTCAAGCGGAGCAAGCCAACCAACTTGCGCTCCAGCTTGTCGGACACCTTCATGATGGCAAAGCCTGCCCTGTATGTGGCGCTACAGAACATCCAGATCCGGCTCGGCCAACAACTTCTTCTGGATTCGGTGATGGTCGCGTCCTCGAGCAAAAGCTAGAACAAGCAAAAGGACAAGCACTGCGCTTTACATTAGAGATGGAACGGCTCGACCAGGAGCTAAAGAATTTTCAAGAAAACCATCCTCAACTTGCTGACAGTCGACAGAGTCTAGTACAGGAGCAGGAACAAAAAGCGCAACAAATTCAAGTACTCGAGACCAAGCGGCAACAAGCAGACGCCTGCGTCAAAGAAGGCAAACCGCTTCGTCAAGAAGTGGATGAGCTGAAGAAACTTCTTCCCGAGCAAGAGCAACAACTGGCAGTGATCATGCAACAGTGGCAGCAGTTACAAGGACACCTGGTGGCTCTGAAAGATTCTCAAAACGGAGCAGACCTTGAGGAGACGAAACGCCTATCTACTTCAAAAACTGCTGAACTGAATTCACAACTGCTACACTGGCAACAAACTGAGCGCGCCTACGGGGAAGTTCGCGATACCTATCAATCCCTTACGCAACAGGTGAACTGGGAGACAGAGCAACTCAAGCGCGTTGAAACAGACTATACGCAACTCGCAACAGACTGGGAACAAGCCCTTGCAGAGCAACAATTCCAAACAGAAGACGACTACCGACAGGCAGTGCTTCCGACTGAAGATGTCAAACGCTATCGACAGGAACTTCGGGACTACGAGCAACAAGTGCAACAAGTCACAACGGAACGTCAGCTGTTGGAAGAAGAGCTTAAAGGTTACACGGAGGAAGAATCGCTTGAAGCTCAGAAAGTTTTAGTGAGCCAAGTCAAAGCGCAGTGGGAAACACATAAACAAATGACGCAACAATTAGCGAGCAAGCTACAAACTGCCGATCGTCTCGTCGAGCAGTTCGTTGAGTTGAAAGATAAAGTCGGGGATACAGAGAAGAAACTTGCGACGACCACGGCCTTATACGATGCACTTCGCGGTCAAAACGCAAAGAAACTTTCATTTGAGCGGTATATGTTGGTTGCGTATCTGGAGCAGATTACAGAAGCGGCCAATCAACGTTTAGAGTCGCTTTCCGGCGGCCAATTCCGCTTAGTGCGTAGTGACCGACAAGAAAGCCACGGCAAGCAGAGTGGTCTACAGCTCGATGTTTATGATGGATATACCGGCCAGTTCCGTGATGTGAAGAGCTTGTCCGGCGGTGAAAAGTTCCATGCCTCACTCAGCCTCGCACTTGGTATGGCAGATGTCATGCAAGAGATGAACGGTGGTATTCAAATTGATACAATGTTCATTGATGAAGGGTTTGGCTCACTGGATGAAGAATCGCTTCAAAAGGCGATTGATGCACTGGTTCAATTACAGCGTACAGGTCGCTTGATTGGTGTCATTTCCCACGTCAAAGAATTACAAGCGGCTATTCCAGCCAAATTGAAAGTACACAAGTCTGCGAGCGGGACTAGTTCTACTCGCTTTGAGATAAGCTAG
- a CDS encoding peptidylprolyl isomerase — protein MTKTGYFLMESGDKLEFELFPNEAPNTVANFEQLANSGFYDGVIFHRVIPGFVSQGGDPTGTGMGGSGKTIKCETAGNPHKHEAGTLSMAHAGRDTGSSQFFIVHEPQPHLDGIHTVFGKLTSGVDAARNMSNGDKMKEVRINA, from the coding sequence ATGACTAAAACAGGTTACTTTTTAATGGAGTCTGGCGACAAGCTAGAATTTGAACTATTTCCAAATGAAGCACCCAACACAGTAGCAAACTTCGAGCAACTAGCTAACTCAGGATTCTACGACGGTGTTATTTTCCACCGCGTTATTCCAGGTTTTGTTTCTCAAGGTGGCGACCCAACTGGTACAGGTATGGGCGGAAGCGGCAAAACGATTAAATGTGAAACTGCTGGAAACCCACACAAGCATGAGGCAGGAACACTTTCAATGGCTCATGCAGGTCGTGACACTGGCTCAAGCCAATTCTTCATCGTGCACGAACCACAACCACATTTGGATGGCATTCACACGGTATTCGGTAAACTAACGTCTGGCGTTGACGCTGCGCGTAACATGTCCAATGGGGACAAAATGAAAGAAGTTCGTATTAACGCATAA
- a CDS encoding EAL domain-containing protein, which produces MEQALLDSFQENIALIHPDGVIYATNAAWKKFAVDNGASSSYLDIGRNYLKLLLDTGSFDEAAGIQAVLDQSLPSYESSYACPAPHEECWYLMRVTPLVEEGRVRAAIISHRNITNEEQQRREVFDVLESMTDAFYALDEDWRFVYLNQEASRLLRKSKQQVINEVVWEVFPEAVKTDMYTTYLEVARSKQTQILEQYYPPLEIWFEIHVYPRSSGGVSVYFKDITDKKHKEVELWETAHYDQLTKLPNRFYLYQDLQAKLEQNQPTAIFFLDLNGFKLINDVYGHDKGDELLREVASRLQVHLPEAFFISRFGGDEFVITTAFTTEQKLELDVVQIASIFNDTYLLTGVNRFHVTAAIGISVFPRDCKLVDELLTKSDMAMYEAKKGKHTKWVYYSGSMAESWNRRLRLEKDLVEALHTKTLLPYFQPEIDTVVNQVVSLEMLARWNHPVLGPISPQEFIPIAEESGQLQLLTESLVEQAIDYLHHWQHHFDYKGLLSINVTSQLISEDSFCDFLLRIKKEQDIPNGVLELELTENVQLFESPFIQQQLRLLQDNGFRIAIDDFGSGYSNFSYISEFPIDKIKIDKSFTDYIGQSKKGEAVLDSLVMLSLRLGIDLVAEGVETEAQVRYLQLRECMWMQGYYFAKPLPAEEASLYLETLYIKK; this is translated from the coding sequence ATGGAACAGGCATTACTCGATTCATTCCAAGAAAATATCGCCTTAATTCACCCAGATGGAGTTATTTATGCAACAAATGCGGCGTGGAAGAAATTCGCAGTAGATAACGGAGCTTCCAGCAGTTATTTAGACATCGGCCGAAACTATCTGAAACTCCTACTAGACACGGGTTCATTTGACGAAGCGGCGGGCATTCAAGCTGTTCTTGATCAGTCATTGCCTAGTTACGAATCTAGTTATGCCTGTCCCGCTCCCCACGAAGAATGTTGGTATTTGATGCGCGTCACCCCACTCGTAGAAGAGGGCCGTGTGCGGGCAGCGATTATTTCACATCGCAACATTACAAATGAAGAGCAACAACGACGAGAAGTATTTGATGTCCTTGAAAGTATGACAGATGCTTTTTATGCATTAGATGAAGACTGGCGCTTTGTTTATTTAAATCAAGAGGCCTCTCGGTTGTTGCGTAAATCTAAACAACAGGTAATAAATGAAGTCGTGTGGGAAGTGTTCCCCGAAGCCGTAAAAACCGATATGTATACCACGTATCTGGAAGTGGCACGTTCAAAGCAGACACAGATTTTGGAACAATACTATCCCCCATTAGAAATTTGGTTTGAGATCCATGTCTATCCGCGAAGCAGCGGAGGAGTGTCTGTCTATTTCAAAGACATTACGGACAAAAAGCACAAGGAAGTAGAGTTATGGGAAACTGCCCACTATGACCAGTTGACGAAACTGCCTAATCGTTTTTATCTCTATCAAGATTTACAAGCTAAGCTTGAACAAAATCAACCGACAGCTATCTTCTTTTTAGATCTAAATGGGTTCAAACTAATCAACGATGTATACGGGCATGATAAGGGAGATGAGCTGTTACGTGAAGTGGCGAGTCGCTTACAGGTTCATTTACCCGAAGCTTTTTTCATCAGCCGTTTCGGTGGAGACGAATTTGTTATCACCACCGCATTTACCACTGAACAAAAGCTAGAACTAGATGTTGTTCAAATCGCCTCTATATTCAATGACACCTATTTATTGACAGGAGTAAATCGTTTTCATGTAACAGCCGCAATAGGAATTTCCGTTTTCCCACGTGACTGCAAGCTCGTGGACGAATTGTTGACGAAGAGTGATATGGCCATGTACGAAGCAAAGAAAGGGAAGCATACCAAATGGGTCTATTATTCAGGCTCTATGGCTGAAAGCTGGAATCGCCGGCTACGTCTAGAGAAAGATCTAGTAGAGGCTTTACATACAAAGACACTGCTTCCTTATTTTCAACCAGAAATTGATACAGTTGTGAATCAAGTCGTGAGTTTGGAAATGTTGGCACGCTGGAACCATCCTGTTCTAGGCCCTATTTCACCTCAAGAGTTCATACCAATAGCAGAAGAGTCTGGTCAACTTCAACTGCTTACAGAAAGCTTGGTTGAACAAGCTATTGATTATTTACACCATTGGCAGCACCATTTTGACTATAAAGGATTGTTGTCGATCAATGTGACGTCTCAACTGATTTCGGAAGATTCCTTTTGTGATTTTTTACTTCGCATTAAAAAAGAACAAGACATCCCCAATGGTGTTCTAGAGTTGGAACTAACAGAGAACGTTCAGTTGTTTGAGTCCCCGTTCATTCAACAGCAGCTTCGTTTGCTTCAAGATAACGGTTTCCGTATAGCGATTGACGATTTTGGTAGTGGCTATTCTAATTTCTCGTATATTAGTGAATTCCCTATTGATAAGATAAAAATCGATAAGTCGTTCACGGATTATATTGGGCAATCGAAAAAAGGAGAGGCTGTGCTGGATTCCCTGGTTATGCTGAGTTTACGATTAGGAATCGATTTAGTGGCCGAGGGTGTTGAAACGGAGGCGCAAGTCCGGTACTTGCAACTGCGCGAGTGCATGTGGATGCAGGGGTATTATTTTGCAAAGCCGTTACCTGCTGAAGAGGCATCGCTGTACTTGGAGACTTTGTATATAAAAAAATAA
- the putP gene encoding sodium/proline symporter PutP: MSAETYQIIAIIIYMVAMLAIGYYAYRKTTNLNDYMLGGRDLGPAVTALSAGAADMSAWLLMGLPGAIYLSGLTSAWIAIGLTIGAYLNWVYVAPRLRVYTEVSNNAITIPSYLDNRLKGKSSLIRIASGIIILLFFTFYVSSGMVAGGKFFDSSFGLDYHTGLLIVSAVVVAYTLFGGFLAVSYTDFLQGLMMFIALILVPSIGVIALGGFSETVDAIRAVEPNHFSLFAGTTVLGIISTAAWGLGYFGQPHIIVRFMAIKSVREAKSARRIGIGWMIFSLLGAIATALVGVAYFSQAGQTPLTETTAETVFIVLGQAVFHPFIAGLMLAAILAAIMSTISSQLIVTSSALVEDLYKKVVKSDAEDKTYVLLGRIAVLVVAIVAGALAWEQNETILGLVEFAWAGFGASFGPVILLSLYWRKLTSEGALAGMLVGAIVVIIWANVPVLKDAMYEIVPGFILSLIVTVVVSIVTYKPNPEIEREFDETNRLIEESK; encoded by the coding sequence ATGTCAGCAGAAACTTATCAGATTATTGCTATTATTATTTACATGGTCGCGATGCTTGCTATTGGTTACTATGCCTACCGCAAAACGACAAACTTAAATGATTACATGTTAGGTGGACGTGATCTAGGTCCAGCTGTAACAGCTCTAAGTGCCGGCGCGGCAGATATGTCAGCTTGGTTGCTCATGGGTCTACCGGGAGCTATTTACCTATCAGGCTTAACTAGTGCTTGGATTGCTATCGGACTTACAATCGGAGCTTATTTAAACTGGGTGTACGTTGCCCCCCGCCTGCGAGTTTACACAGAAGTATCTAATAACGCCATCACCATCCCAAGTTACTTGGATAACCGTCTAAAAGGAAAATCTTCTCTTATTCGGATTGCGTCAGGTATCATCATTTTACTATTCTTTACGTTCTATGTATCGTCGGGAATGGTAGCTGGTGGAAAATTCTTCGACAGTTCATTTGGTCTTGATTACCACACAGGACTTCTGATCGTATCGGCTGTTGTAGTCGCATACACGTTGTTCGGTGGATTCCTAGCTGTAAGTTACACAGACTTTTTACAAGGTCTTATGATGTTTATCGCTTTGATCTTAGTGCCATCTATCGGTGTTATTGCACTTGGTGGATTTAGCGAAACTGTAGATGCGATTCGAGCTGTAGAACCAAATCACTTCAGCTTGTTTGCAGGCACTACAGTACTTGGGATTATCTCAACTGCTGCTTGGGGTCTTGGTTATTTTGGACAACCTCACATTATCGTTCGTTTTATGGCGATTAAATCGGTGCGCGAAGCAAAATCTGCTCGTCGCATTGGAATCGGATGGATGATTTTCAGCTTATTAGGTGCGATTGCTACAGCACTAGTTGGGGTTGCTTACTTCAGCCAAGCTGGACAAACACCATTAACAGAGACAACTGCTGAAACAGTTTTCATCGTTCTTGGACAAGCCGTCTTCCATCCGTTCATCGCTGGTCTTATGCTAGCAGCAATTTTAGCGGCAATCATGAGCACAATTTCTTCACAATTGATTGTAACGTCTTCAGCTTTAGTTGAAGATTTATACAAAAAAGTCGTGAAATCTGATGCAGAAGATAAAACATACGTCTTACTTGGACGTATCGCTGTTCTTGTAGTGGCAATTGTTGCTGGAGCTTTGGCTTGGGAACAAAATGAAACGATTCTCGGTTTAGTTGAGTTTGCATGGGCAGGATTTGGTGCTTCATTCGGTCCAGTCATCCTACTTTCCCTTTACTGGAGAAAACTTACGTCTGAAGGCGCATTAGCAGGAATGCTGGTTGGTGCCATTGTTGTCATCATCTGGGCGAACGTTCCTGTCTTGAAAGATGCTATGTATGAAATCGTTCCTGGTTTCATCCTGAGCTTGATTGTAACTGTTGTCGTTAGTATTGTGACATACAAACCGAATCCGGAAATCGAACGTGAATTTGATGAAACAAACCGTTTAATCGAAGAATCGAAGTAA
- a CDS encoding exonuclease SbcCD subunit D: MKILHTADWHLGKWLQGISLLDDQRHMLWELLATIDEEKPDVIVMAGDIYDRAIPPVEAIQLFGEWLQEVIEVRQIPFLAVTGNHDSPGRVHFGSAFMKSAGLHLVGDWVPRKHTVRLEDEAGPVDFHLIPYMDPAQVKFRLQQEESMSHQQAMERIVGTCLPLDENARHVFVGHAFVTPYGEPEDNTSEAERPLAIGGAEYVSAQLFHDFHYTALGHLHRAHHCGTDHVRFAGSPMTYAISEAGTDKGVLLIELAADGAVDVTFRALEPRRKMRRIEGNLQDLLRQEVSEDYVIIKLLDAGPVLSPMEQLRTVYPNTLHVERQLVAMDAMPSVALSERKQLSEKALFTAFLQELASEEPDEDTVTLFQEAWHHAEQESDN; this comes from the coding sequence ATGAAAATTTTACATACCGCCGATTGGCATTTAGGTAAATGGCTACAGGGAATTTCATTGCTAGACGATCAACGCCACATGTTATGGGAGTTGCTTGCAACAATTGATGAAGAAAAGCCAGACGTTATCGTCATGGCAGGTGATATTTATGATCGTGCCATTCCTCCTGTAGAAGCCATCCAGCTCTTTGGGGAGTGGTTGCAGGAAGTGATTGAAGTGCGTCAAATTCCGTTTCTAGCAGTAACGGGAAATCATGATAGTCCAGGTCGCGTTCACTTCGGTTCCGCATTTATGAAATCGGCTGGGCTTCATCTTGTTGGAGACTGGGTGCCGAGAAAGCATACGGTCCGTCTTGAAGACGAAGCAGGCCCTGTCGACTTTCACCTCATTCCTTACATGGATCCCGCGCAAGTCAAATTCCGCTTGCAACAAGAGGAATCGATGAGTCACCAACAAGCAATGGAGCGTATTGTGGGCACATGCCTTCCATTAGATGAAAACGCACGTCATGTCTTTGTCGGTCATGCGTTTGTCACGCCTTACGGAGAGCCGGAAGACAATACCAGTGAAGCGGAGCGGCCACTCGCGATCGGTGGGGCCGAATATGTCTCTGCTCAGCTGTTCCACGACTTCCACTATACAGCGCTCGGCCATCTTCACCGTGCCCATCATTGCGGGACGGATCATGTGCGCTTTGCAGGAAGTCCCATGACGTATGCGATTTCAGAAGCAGGAACCGATAAAGGTGTGTTGCTGATTGAACTAGCGGCAGATGGGGCAGTGGATGTTACGTTTCGTGCACTAGAGCCCCGTAGAAAGATGCGTCGTATCGAAGGAAACTTACAGGATTTGCTGCGACAAGAGGTCAGTGAGGATTATGTCATCATTAAATTACTGGACGCGGGTCCAGTCCTTTCTCCCATGGAGCAACTGCGTACGGTTTACCCGAACACGCTTCATGTGGAACGGCAACTAGTGGCGATGGACGCCATGCCTTCTGTTGCGCTTTCTGAGCGAAAACAATTAAGTGAAAAAGCATTGTTTACGGCCTTTTTACAAGAACTAGCAAGTGAAGAACCCGATGAAGACACCGTGACCCTCTTCCAAGAAGCGTGGCACCATGCAGAACAGGAGAGTGACAACTGA
- a CDS encoding YaiI/YqxD family protein: MMRIIVDADGCPVVSEVIASGQKQQISVLLICDTAHVMEREGADTITVSKGADAVDFVLVNHMDKGDVIITQDYGLAAMALARGGYVMDQNGHEYTNDNILGMLERRHLAKKIRQAGGRMKGPKKRSKEANQQFQQKFEQLLIRLQNSEFI; this comes from the coding sequence ATGATGCGTATCATTGTCGATGCAGACGGCTGTCCGGTCGTCTCTGAAGTCATTGCTAGTGGGCAAAAACAACAGATTTCCGTGTTGCTGATTTGCGATACGGCACATGTCATGGAACGAGAAGGTGCGGACACGATTACAGTCTCAAAAGGTGCCGACGCTGTTGATTTTGTCTTGGTGAACCATATGGACAAAGGGGACGTCATCATAACGCAAGATTATGGATTGGCCGCAATGGCTCTGGCTCGAGGCGGGTATGTCATGGATCAAAATGGCCATGAGTATACGAATGACAACATTTTAGGAATGCTCGAAAGGAGACACCTGGCCAAGAAAATCCGCCAAGCAGGTGGTCGAATGAAAGGTCCTAAGAAACGCTCCAAAGAAGCAAACCAGCAATTTCAACAAAAGTTTGAACAATTGCTAATTCGCCTGCAAAATAGTGAATTCATCTAG